TAAGTCAGGGAGGGGCTGTGATAGAGGTTTAGGGGAGCAGGTAGAGAGAAAGAATCTGAAGACTCTGTGGGTATCCCTGGAAACCCCTCCTTTCTTAACATCCTGGACTGGGGGGCCAGAGAGAAGAGCAAAGGGATGAATGGCCCATTTCAGACCAAAGCAGATGGTCTGTCCGGAGTGGAGCTCCAGCTCAGACGGGGCATGGAGTCGTCCCACCTAGTCTTGGGATTCAGCCCAGAATGAGGATTGATCCACCTTAGACCTGGGTATAGTCCAGCTTGGTACCCTGAACCCTGCCAGACAGGGCCTTCCTCAAACTGGGGGTGCGGTGTAGTGCACTCTGGCCTGCTGCTGTGTCCCTCGTGCTTGAATCCAAGGTGATTTCTGCGTCTTGCTGTAGCACTGACTTTCCTAGAGGTATCTGGAGTTTTCTCAGTACATCAGATCCAGAGAGTGGAGGCCAATGACACCCTTCCCTTCCAAGTGGGAGAAGGCTGAGAGCAGCTGGGCTAGCCTCCTTGTCCACTTCCTGTTCAGCAGGGTCCATGGGTGCCCGGCAGCCCCAGGAAGGGCACTGTAGAGCTCTCAGCTTTGGGagccaggaaagaaggaagatgatgATTAACGctaccttcccctcccccacccaagtTTAGCCATTCATTTCCGGTTTGGACTTTTCATGGCTGAGAACAGAGCCAAGCACAGGGCACGGTTTGACAGAGGCCAAGGACATCCCAGGACACTGTTCCCCTCTCACCCCTGCAAAGGAACAAGACAGAGACCCAGATGTATCCATTTCTCTCAGGGGTAGCAGGATTTGGGGGCTTCTTACTAAGAGGAGACTCAGACAAGATAGGTGGCTTTGGCCACTGTTTCCCACCCAGGCCTTCCTCTCCGCTGTTCTTGCAGCTAATTAACAAGCTCTGGGGTTTCTTTAACCTCTGGAGAGCTGGTGCCTGGTGCCTGGGCTGGGGCCTTAACTCCTTCACCTCTGCCCGTGGGCAGCACTCCAGGCCATGGACTTCATGCAGACTACACCACTGGGGGAGACATCCTGGGAGCCATGGGCATCCCTGGAAGGGCAGGCCAGCCAGAGGGACACCCTCTAGAGAATCTTCCCACCTCTCGCTGCCAAGGAGAGCCTCTGCAGACCTTGGCCAGCCTGGAGCAGGTGCCTTTAAATGCTTCCGTGGCAACCAACTCCTTTCCCAACCCCCAGACCTTACCAAGACACACTGGTTACTCCAGCCAAGAAGAGATTGcagatagaacccagggccacctgggATGGATGTGGGGTCTGGAAGTTGTGAGCAGGAGGACGATGTCACCTTCCAGCTGTGGCTGCAGCTGTTCCTCTGGGCCCACCTGGCTGTCCGTTTCCTGGGTTACCTGCGCTGCACTTTCTGGGGACTAAAACCCCAGTCAGCACCCTGAATCCTGGCTGGGAGCTGAGGGGCCCCAGATTTGTCCATGCTCCCTAACCCCCATGCCACGCTGTGCtgggagaggcaggcagcaggTAAGTGGGCTCCGTCGGGGGCTACACATagttctgctgtgtgtgtgcagcaccaTCGCCTTCGCTTTCTTTGTTTACTTCTCCAGAGGCCTGCCTTGTGTGAGAGCTTGCTGTCTCAGCTTCCTAGTTCGGGGACTGCAGCTGaggtttttctttgtgttgtcttgcttgggatggaacccaggccttgtgcatgctgggaagcGCGCTGCTGCCAAGCTACAGCGCCAGTCTCTTCCCTCAGCACAGGTTCTTGCTATAcattctaggctggccttgaactcagaatcctgcctcagctcccaaaGTCTTGATCTTGTAAGCCTATGCCTTTACTCCAAGCCTGCTCCTCTTGGTACTGTCCTCCCTGCTCCCTGACCTGTCCCAGTACTAGGGAACCTGAGCCAGGAGAactgctctgagttcaaggccatcctgagctactaGTGTCCTGTCATCCTGTTCTACAGTGtaaggtcttgtctcaaaaaaatcaagagaggggctgggtgtggtgacctgtgcctttaatcctagcactcaggagacagagatgggagcagaggtggatctctgtgagtttgaggctaatctggtctacatagtgagttccaagacagccaggactatagagagagatatcctgtctcaaagggaGGAACAAGAAAGTATTAGCCATAGTTCTCTTAAGGAACAGAACTGGcagaatgtatatttatatgtgggATTTATTTACTAGAGTGGCTCGCAGGCTATGGTTTGGGTAGTTGTTCAAGCctaagactggatgtctcagcagccCCAATAGTGCTGGAGTTCTGGAAGATTCCTGGGCAACTGCTGCCTTTCAGTCTGCAATGAAATACCGAAGAAGTAGATTCTGATACCAGCAAAGGAACGAACGCCTCGGCAGCAGGACAGATGGCCTTGCCAGTGCAAGAGAGGACAAGCAGGCCACAGCAGCATGTTCTCCTCATGTCCTTCTCATGTCCTTTGTGGGGGCTTACGGTGGGTCCTCCCACCTCGCATGGTCTAATAAagaaacccctcacaggtgtgtccaacTGCTGGGGTTTTAGTTGAGTTGCCTACTAAGGTTAGTATCACAGCTATCAGCTGTCACAACTGGCATTTCTGTACCATACACCTGGCTTTTATGACTCCACCCCACCACCCTACAAGATCGTCAGCGCTTTATCCCCATTTGTTCATGTGGAAAATTGAGACCCAGAAAGATTAGATGAGTTGTCTAGAGATGCATAGCCCATCATGATCCAGACCGactctgagctcctgtcctgaagTTGTCCCCTAGCTGCCTCTCAGGGGCTGTGCACAGCAGTGAACTGTCGTGAGGCCTCATTTTCCTGAGTTGTTAACTGAGTAAAACAGATAGATGTAAGGAAGGTTGTCAGGTAGATCAAATAAGAGTGTGGATGAAGTGGGTGTCCAGCCAGTTACCAGGGACAGCTTCTACATTAGGAAATGAGATGCTGGCCTCAGGATGCTGCAGGCGCCAGGGAGGAGTGTGCCTGAAGGGAGGCAGCCCCTCAGCAGAAGCAGGCACAGAGCCAACGGGGGCCAAGGTGACAGCTGAGCCCCCCAAGGGCGCCTGCTACACTACCCCTACAGGCCTCCACCAGAGCCTGGCCTCAACAGACGAGCAGCCAGATCAGAGGCTATAAATATCTCAGCTGGCACAGTCCTGGCCAAGGAATGTCTGTCAGTGCTAGGGAGTGTGGGGTGGGCTGGCCTATGTGCCTCTTGGTCTTGTGCACCCCTgtgtctctgtgagccctgttTAGGAGTTACCAGAATCCAGGACCCACCTCTGTAATTAAAATGGTACTCAGGCCCCAGTCCAATCATGATTCCCCAGGTTGCCGCTAGGATCCCCCAAAGACACTGGTAAAATATCAGACTCTGACTTGAAACAGCAGCTCCCCACTTTCCACCAGAGCGGAAAATCTTGATGTGCCTTGAAGCAGGGACTCTCCCCctaaccttctctctctccctgcagtGAAAGAGTTCCTAGCCAAGGCCAAGGAAGATTTCCTGAAAAAATGGGAGAGCCCTTCTCAGGTACGCACCTCAGACCGATCAGTTCCCATGGTGACCCCTGCTTCTCATCACCAGGCCCCTACCCCATTTGTACCCTTGCACCTGGCAGCCCCTGCTCACCATGCAGCTGCCAGCAACTCCTGGGCCCCAGGCCAAGGCCGGATCTGGCCCCTGCCACCCTGCCTGGAAGAATGTCCCCTGGGTCGTCTCCACCCATTCCCCAGGGCCCCCTCTGCCGGTGGCATAGGGGACTCCCCAGCCCAGAAGTATGCAGAGAGGCACCCCTGAGCCCTCCCTTCCCTGTCCACAGAATACAGCCCAGTTGGACCAGTTTGATAGAATCAAGACCCTTGGCACCGGCTCCTTCGGGCGAGTGATGCTCGTGAAGCACAAGGAGACCGGGAACCACTACGCCATGAAGATCTTGGACAAACAGAAGGTAAGGACCAAACACTGCTGAGCTCAGAAGAGGAAAGTGGATGTGTATGTGCGTCTTGTCTTAGGCTTTGTAAGTATTCCACTGGTGggtttcttgtttggtttttctggctttttgagatagggtttctctgtgtaccagccctgactgtcctggaactcgctttgtagaccaggctgtcctcgaactcacaaagatctccaCTGGTGGTTTCATGTCCACTGTTAGGgtgcagctcagaggcagagcactGGACCAACATCCTCAAGGCCCTAGATTCCATCCTCACCCCTGCAAAAGATGAAGTAAGCGGGAAAGGATGTGAGGGTCACAGTGTAGCTGCACACACAGGCCAGAACTCTGCGAACTTCGCCATCTGCACTCAGTAGTGTCTTGGAACCTGTCCCCGTGAGTCCCCTTGTCCTCCACAGTCTGTCAGCCCCACAAGAACACACGAACACACAGGTGTTCAGAGAAAGGAAGGTTTACACggttccttgttttgttttgtttttcaagatagggtttctctgtgtagcactttgtagaccaggggttggccttgaactggaAGAGATTTGCAGAGAgttacctgcttctgcctcctcagtgctggaattaaaggtgtgcgccaccatcgctgaACTTAGACAGAAGTTCTTTGAAAAATGTATtagtgccgggtggtggtggcgcacgcctttaatcccagcacttgggaggcagaggcaggcggatctctgtgagttcgagaccagcctggtctacaagagctagttccaggacaggctccaaaaccacagagaaaccctgtctcaaaaaagcaagaaaaaaaaaaagagaaaaatgtattagtgtgtgtgtgtgtgtgtgtgtgtgtgtgtgtgtgtgtgtgtgtggcttgttgACCAGCTGTTTCAAAACAGTGCAGTAGAGGatgggagtggagagatggctcagtgagttaaaggcgcttgccaccaagtaTGATAACCttagttcagtccccagaactcacatggtggaaggagagaaccactcctacaagttgtcctttggccaAGAtcaagtgtcctctgacctctccaagTGTGTCATGGCATAAGCATGCAcacccccctcccacacacacacatacagaaagtgaatttaaaaaaagaaatgtacaagTTAGAAGGCTGAAGAGATACCCTTGGTGGACTAGCCGCCTCGCAGGCAAGcatggggatctgagttcagtcccagggtGCACACAAAGCCCAGCACAGCAGCGCTGTTCGTGTCAGGACTCCTGGTGTGAGCTAGGGCTGAGAGCCTGTCCTGTGTAGCAGCAGACAGGAACCTACCATTAAACAAGTTGGAAGGTGAGGACCTATacccagttgtcctctgatcttcacacgtgccatggtacacacaccTGGACGCACACAAACACGCAGAacagttttgttttatgagatcgggtttctctgtgtagctctggctgtccttgaactcagagatccgcctgcctctccctgcctctctgattGAGGAAGCTCCCCATGGTCATCCtcaacatgtgtgtgcacacacgaaTGCATACACAGACCCACacggaattttattttaaagctgtGTGTGAGGGAacattccagcactgaggagggagTAGGTGGATGAGGAAGTTGAGGTCATCCTCACAGCAAATCCTTTGCCATCCTGGCTGTGTGATACCCTgccttaaaataacaaaaaaaaaaaaaaaaaaaaaaactttgtttggAAATGGAGTCTCGCTTTGTAGCCAGACTGCcttcaaacttgagatcctcctgcctctgcttccagagtacctgggtgacaggtgtgtgtcGCTATTTGCAGCTTTTCATAAGGACTGCATATGTAcaagtgtgtgtttttgtgtctgtgtatgcatgtacgaGGTAGAGATATAAGATCTATACCAGGTCTCTCCTTTAGTCATTGTCCATGTTCACCATCATTGTcgtgatcatcatcatcatctcatcatcatcatcatcatcatcattatgtttctctctgtagccctggttatccctggaactcactctgtaaaccaggctggcctcgacctggCCTCAAACAAAAgatatctgccttcctctgcctcctggaagaAAATGCAataccacacctggctctccactttattttacCAAGCTTGGAGTGGGGCTGGTTGGCCACCAAGCACCAGGGAATCACCTGTCTTCCCCTaccagtgctggggttgtaggtgcacaccaccacacctggcttttccataggtgctgaggatctgaactcaggacctcatgcttcTGCTGTGGGcgggcactttaccaactgagccatccctcaaCCCTTCCATAACGACTTCCTTAAAACTGTGTGCGTATGTGAGTGCGTGTGCCTGTGGATGCAGGTGTGCGCACACCTGCGGGTGTGTTTGTAGGTACCTGTGGCAGCTAGAGGCATTGGATCTCCCAGGAGCTAGAATTAgaggcatttgtgagccacctgacatgggtgctgggactcaaactttAGTCTTCTGCAAAATGCGTTCACACTTGCTTTTGGCCACTAAGATACCTGTCCAGACCCATGAAGATCTCCTCTGATCCTGTTTGATGATGACACCGAGACACAGCACGGGTCACAGGATTTCTTCATTGCactttatttctgtttgtatGTGGTCCTGGGTCTTTCACATTCTAGGGAgttgttctaccactgagctgccccTGAACCCTAACAGAGggattttgacattttcttgCTAGTCCATCAAAAGCATACAAAGAaacaggtgatttttttttgttgttgttgttctttccaGCTACTGGGGCTAGAACTCAAGACCCACATCTGTTAATCTACCACTGGGCTACATAACCACCCTGGAATTTATTTTAACCATGTTTGCAATTAATACAGTGGATCTGTCATAGTCATTTCTATGCTACCAGTGTACGTAAAggtgattggttggttggttttaagaCACAGTCATCTATCCAAGCCCAGCttcacattctttttgtttgtttgtttttgtttttgtttttgaagcctgtcttggaactcactctgtagaccaggctgacctcaaactcagagatccgcctccctctgccttcaaagtgccgggattaaaggcatgcaccactaccacctagcCTTGCTTCAAattctgtgtagccaaggctagccgtgagctcctgcttgctctgcctcctcagtgctgggatgttTAGACTGCATGCACTGCCACACCGGGCTCAGTTGTTGCTGCTCCTTTTggttttgttacatttttttttattgggggCTGGGAGATGAGAGCCACAGCAACACtgtagaggacagaggacagcaggAGTCGTACTCTCTttttgccatgtgggttctagggattgaactcagctcacCAGATTTGGATCAAATTTGACAgtcttgtttttgaggcaaggtcttggtatgtagcccaggctgccctcacacGTGAAGTCTTCCTGAATGCAGAGATCACAGTGAAAcagcttgtgatttttttttcatgttaagTAGTTTGGAATGCACTGAATTTTATTttcggggtgtgtgtgtttgtgtaagtatgtgtttgtgtatgtgtgagtgtgttttgagatgggatctcacatagcctaggctggtGCTTCTGTGTAGGCAGAGTTGTTCTTGAaccccagatcctcctgcctcagtctctcaagtgtaCACCAAAGCCAGGTCATCTTGTACCTGCAAATCCGTGGAAAGGCAAGAAAGGATGCAGAAGCTGACAGCCTTGCCAGGGCACAGTTGTTTCACATGTGCCTGTTGCTGAGGGGGCGCTGGCAACATGGCTCAGCACAGAAaggtgctgccaagcctgatgacccaaatTTGACCTCCAGGACTCACGAGGAAAAGGGGGACAGACTT
Above is a window of Microtus pennsylvanicus isolate mMicPen1 chromosome 6, mMicPen1.hap1, whole genome shotgun sequence DNA encoding:
- the Smim46 gene encoding small integral membrane protein 46; its protein translation is MDVGSGSCEQEDDVTFQLWLQLFLWAHLAVRFLGYLRCTFWGLKPQSAP